Below is a genomic region from Spirosoma radiotolerans.
CGTCGTACAGTTTGTAGGGGACAATGCCTGGAATGCTCTTAATCTTTGCTTTCAGGTAAGCCGCGTTGGTGTTCCGGGTGGTTGTTTCGGCATCGAGCCGTTTTAACTGGGCCAGCCCAATAGCCGCCTGATACTCGGTTAACCGAAGTTTCGTGCCCTGAATGAGCGTGCCTGCCCCAATAACGCCCGATACCATGCCGTAGGGATTTCCGTAGTTATGATACGAGAAACAGCGATCCATAAAGGCATCATCGTTGCTCACAATGGCACCTCCTTCGCCAATGGCCAGGTTCTTGGAATTCTGAAAGCTAAAGCATCCGGCATGGCCGAAGGTGCCAACTTTTTGGTGGTTGATCTCGGCCAGATGTGCCTGACAGGCATCCTCGATCACGACCAGTTTATGCTTTTTCGCAATGGCCAGAATCTGGGGCATGTTGGCGGGTAAGCCCAGAATATGCACCGGAATAATCGCCTTTGTCCGGGGGGTAATCTTCGCTTCAATTTTAGCCGGGTCGATCTGGAACGTTTCGGGGTCAACATCCACGAATATGGGCATGGCCCCCGTTGCCAGTACGGGGGCTACCGTTCCGATAAAGGTGTAGGGCGGTACCAGGACTTCATCACCCCCGCGAATGTCCAGTTGAGCCAGTGCCGCCATGATGGCGTTGGTGCCGTTCACAACCGCCAGTGATCGTTTGGCCCCAACAGCCGCTGCCCATTTAGCTTCAAATTCACTCACCACATTACCTCTTGACCAGATGCCACTACGAATCACCTCCAGCAACTGCTTTTCGTCCTGCTCAGGTTTCCAGAGGGGCCAGGTTGGCCATTGGGCAGTTCGGACGGGTTTGCCGCCTAATAAGGCTGGGGGCTCCGCCAACGAAAACGGAGCCGGTTTTATGGATCGTTTGGTTACGATTTCCGGAGTGCCGACAGGCGTATCCGCGAGTAGCGAAGGTGTCAGAATAGCACCCAGACCGGTTAACGAGTTTTGCTTTAAAAACTCTCTTCTTGAAACATTCGACTGCGACATGATCTTGAGTTTTTGAGGTTATTTCTTCGCTTTCGCCATAATACTTTCGAGGGTAACGGCAGCCCCACCACGTCGCTTGCTTTCGTCCGCAGCTTCCATAAAGGCAAAAATCTCGATGGTTTCTTCGGGCGTAACGGGCACCTCTCCGGTCTCAAAATAGGTAATAATGTCCTGCAAAAGCGGCTCGTATCCACCGTAGGGACCCAGTACAAGGTTGCCCGTTTGCGTGAAAACCGTACCGCCGTAATCGTGCTTGCCCGTGCGGGTACCGCGAACGGTGCCCACGCGCCCATCTGCCCAGGTGCCCACAATGATGTCGGTGCCGTCGGTATGCACGCGAACCACCTGTTTGCAACCCGTTCCCATAACGGTGTACAGCGTTTCAACCCCGTGAATGCCGTACCAGTAAAAGTCGGGGTGTGTTTTTTCGAGGACAG
It encodes:
- a CDS encoding DegT/DnrJ/EryC1/StrS family aminotransferase; the protein is MSQSNVSRREFLKQNSLTGLGAILTPSLLADTPVGTPEIVTKRSIKPAPFSLAEPPALLGGKPVRTAQWPTWPLWKPEQDEKQLLEVIRSGIWSRGNVVSEFEAKWAAAVGAKRSLAVVNGTNAIMAALAQLDIRGGDEVLVPPYTFIGTVAPVLATGAMPIFVDVDPETFQIDPAKIEAKITPRTKAIIPVHILGLPANMPQILAIAKKHKLVVIEDACQAHLAEINHQKVGTFGHAGCFSFQNSKNLAIGEGGAIVSNDDAFMDRCFSYHNYGNPYGMVSGVIGAGTLIQGTKLRLTEYQAAIGLAQLKRLDAETTTRNTNAAYLKAKIKSIPGIVPYKLYDDVTRAAFHLFPFRYKKEAFKGLSREVFIKALTAEGIPCSKGYATLNNMPYLNDAFQSKNFQKMYPRAMLNFNSYVERNHCPQNDRLCNEEAVWFTQNMLLGSQADMDEIANAIEKIHTHADKLLSQK